A segment of the Anomalospiza imberbis isolate Cuckoo-Finch-1a 21T00152 chromosome 16, ASM3175350v1, whole genome shotgun sequence genome:
TTAGGGAAATACCTGAGGCTGCAACAACCACACCTGCCggggagagcagggctggcccttctccctcccctcaccagcagctgccctggttattcccagggctgttcctgcAGGACAGGAACAGTTCAGACACAGCTTTTCTACTTAGATCGCAGGAGAAGCAGGGCACTGCCATAAATCATGGcatggttttggttggaagggaccgtAAATCTTCCAGttcctgccatggacagggacacctcccactgtcccagatgttccagccccagtgtccagcctggccttgggcactgccagggatccaggggcagccacagctgctctgggcaccctgtgccagggcctgcccaccctgccagggaacaattccttcccaatatcccatccatccctgccctctggcagtgggagccattccctgtgtcctgtccctccatcccttgtccccagtccatctccagctctcctggagcccctttaggccctggagggggctctgagctctccctggagccttctcttctccaggtgagcacccccagctctcccagcctggctccagagcagaggggctccagcccttggagcatctccgtGGCCTccctggactctctccagcagctccaggtcctgctGCTGTTGGCTCCAGatctgcaggcagctctgcaggtggggtaTCACATGGGAGATTCTTTGTGATGAGGTACCACACTAGATTTAAATATAAGTGCTACTCCAGCAAGGAAACACAAGCGGTGAACAGGCCACGGGGAATAACCTTCATCTGCAACCGAATGTGGGCAGCACATTCACGCACACACCCGCCGTGGGACCACTCCTCTGATCATCCCCCCCGGCCCTGCGCTTTTCCCGGCGTTTCCCCGCCCCTTCCCGGGCATTCCCCTTAACCCCGCCGGGCCCGCACGCACCTGGACGTGGTACTTCAGGCAGTAGGTGATGGCCCAGGCGGGGAGCAGCAGCCGCAGCAGGACGAAGCGGCCGCTCTGGTAGAACCTGTGCACCTGCGGGCACAGCGGCGGTCAGGCCTGGCCAGCGGCCCAGGAGAGGCCGCGCGGTGCCCGCGTCCCGCCGCTCACCTGCAGCCGCCAGGGATCCGCGGGCCGCAGGAAGCGCTCCCAGAAGGCGGCCACGGGCCCGAGCCGCCGCGGCGGCAGGACGGGCTCCCGCGGGCTCAGCTCCTGGTCCCGCAGCCAGCGGCGCCGCAGGGCGCGGAGCTGCTGCACCCGCAGCTTTTCATCCTCTGCGGAGACGCTCATGGCGCCTGAGCCCGCCCGGGGCCGCTCGCtccggcccggctcggcccggctcggtCCGGttcggcccggccccgctcggccCGCTCCGCTCCCGTTCGGCCCCGCTCGGGCGCTGTGTCCTTCGCCGCGGCGCGCGGCGGTGACGTCACGGCGCGCGCGGTTGTGACGCTCCGGGCACGGCGGCgaggggggggcggggccgTGGCGGCCGAGCCGTGAGGGGAGCTCGGGACAGCGCGGGCGGCTGGGGAAAGAACGGCTCGGGGGACTCAGCTGTGGCCTCCTCCAGTGCCGGCGGCGAACTGCGGGACCGCTGGGGCAAGTCTATTGCAGCAGCATGCGGGGACAGGAcgcagggaatggctcccaccgccagagggcagggatggatgggatattgggaattaggaattgttccctggcagggtgggcaggccctggcacagggtgcccagagcagctggggctgcccctggatccctggcagtgcccaaggccgggctggacggggcttggagcagcctgggatggtgggagctgtccctgccatggcagggctggaatgggatggtGCCTAATGACCCTTCCCAGCCAAGCCATTCCATGGTCCCcctgattccatgattccaatgttctgtgattctgtgcttcCAGTGATTCCACGATTCCATAATTACATTGTTTCCACGATTCTTATAATCCCAATGATTCATTGATCCAGTGGTTCTACGTTCCCTCGATTCCGGTGTTCCACGATCCCAATGTTTCCCTGACCCCGTTGTTCCCCCGATCCCGGTGTGTGTTCCCCGATCCCGGTGATTCCCTGCTCCCGGTGTGTGTCCCCCGATCCCGGTGTGTGTCCCCCGATCCCGGTGTGTGTGTCCCCCGATCCCGGTGTGTGTCCCCCGATCCCGGTGTGTGTCCCCCGATCCCGGTGTGTGTTCCCCGATCCCGGTGTGTATTTCCCCCGCTCCCGGTGTGTATTTCCCCCGCTCCCGGTGTGTATTCTCCCGCTCCCGGTGTGTATTCTCCCGCTCCCGGTGTGTATTCTCCCGCTCCCGGTGTGTGTCCCCCGATCCCGGTGTGTGTTTCCCCCGATCCCGGTGTGTGTTCCCCGATCCCGGTGTGTGTTCCCCGATCCCGGTGTGTGTTCCCCGCTCCCTCCATTCCCGCTCGGCCCGCAGCGGGGCCGTGGCACGCTTGCGGCGGGGCAGCTCGGTGGGGAGAGCCGCGGCGTGTCCGGGCTCCGGGTTCGATCCCCGCCGCGGCGTTCCGTGCtccgggccccgcggggcggTGCCGCTCCGCCCCCAGGGCGGCTCCTCCGCCGGGGCCTCGCGGCCTGCCCGCCGTGCGCTGGGGAGCCATGGCCGAgccgcggccggggccggggctggcgCTGCGCTTCCAGCGCCGCTTCctggcggcgcggccgctccgctCGCTGCCCTGGCCGGTACGGAggggccgggcgcggggggAGGCGGTCCCGCGGcgttgtttatttatttatcctgTTCTAGGAACTCGAACAAAGCCTGCGGACTGCGCCGGACTCCGCGCTGCTGGCGGATATTCTGCACAAGGTGAGGGACGGCTCGGAGTCACCCCCGCACCACCGACGGGCGGTGCCAGCACGTTCCCAGATCCGCCGGAATTGCTCAGAAATACGGGGATCGGTGATCCGCTGTCGAGGTGTTTCGTTAGGCCCTGCGGAAGCGCAGATGTCCTTCTTTGCCTGGTATTTGAGTGTTCTTTGATCAAAATTGAGACCCGCGTGCCAGAGCACTGATGTGGTGAATGGCTCAGTCAGCGCAGCCGCTCCTGGATACTcgggacacagggaatgggggtgcCTAAACTGTCCCAGTGATGGAGATCACAAATCAGGCAGCAAACCAAAAcggaaagaaggaagagaagagcAAACGAAGGAGGAGACTAAATTGGATTATTCTCActctgttttcctctttgctcTATTGAAAAGTGATATTTTTGTTGCCACAAAAAGTAAGAAGTCTGTGGACACAGTTATGTAAACTCACAGACCTGTCAGAAATCATCCCATTTCAATTTCTGGCTTAGCATCTCTTGTACAGACTAGATTGCAAAGCATTTCATGGGACCCAGACCCAATTAATGGTCCTCCTGTGATCCTGAGTGCCTTTCCTAAACCCTGCTCTGGGTAATTGCTTTCCATGGCTCTTCTCATTGTAGACAATTCTTCACCCTCTGTGTGTGAAATATCCCCCTTCGGCCAAGTACAGGAGGTGCTTCCTGACTGAGCTCATCAAAAAGGTACCTCTTGCTTTTCAGcttatttttcacttgtttttatttttttttcccttgagaaTACCTCATGTAATAACCAACCACAACATTCAGTGTAAATACACTGTACTAAAATGGGGCTTAGAGTGcagttgttttctctttcatgacAATGTGATGCTCAGAGCTGCCCTGTTCTCCTCCCCCACAGCTTGAATCCACAGCAGCTGAACCCCTGGATGAACTCTATGAGGCACTGGCAGATGTtctaaaagaagaagaagaatctACTCACTGTTACAAAAACTACTTACTGGTAAAAACTGACACTGCAGTGTTCTAAACCACATTTATCCACCCAAACTAAGCAATAATTGGCTTTAAAAACAGCCACGCTGAAGCCTGGAGTGCTTCCTGCCTTTTTCCAGGTGCTCCTATTGATTGTAAACTCTAAATCCATGGCCTGTGCTGATGCAGCTTTGCCTTCCCGTGTCCCGCAGCCCTCGGGGGACTGTGTGAGCCTCTGCGAGAGCACAGTGCTGATCTCCGGGGGCACCACGGGGCTCCTCACGTGGGAGGCTGCCCTGCACCTGGCCCAGTGGGCACTGCAGAACCCCGGCCTCTTCAGGGACAGGtatggcagcagcagggctgcagtaAAGAGCTGTTCATTCCTGTAGGATCACAGAACGCTgtggctgggaagggacagcaTTCCATGGCAGAGACACCTCCCACTGGCCCAGGGTGTTCCagcccccacccagcctggccttgggcactgccagggatccaggggccacagctgctctggacaccctgtgccagggcctgcccaccctgccagggaacaattccttcccaatatcccatccatcgctgccctctggcagtgggaagccattccctgtgtcctgtccctccatcccttgtccccagtccctctccagctctcctggagcccctttaggccctgcaaggggctctgagctctccctggagccttctcctctccaggtgagcacccccagctctcccagagcagaggggctccagccctctgatacTGTGAGCTACACAACAGTAATTTAATAACAGACTATGCAtctaaaataactgaaattacACCCTTTTGCTGCTGAGTAATTGCTGCTCTTATCTTTTCTGCCAAACTTTAACCCAGGACAGGACCTGTCAAAATATGGTTCCGGAGCAAACCCTTGCACGGTGCAGTCTGACCTGCTCTGTGAGGTCAGCTGTTCAGTTTTCAGTAATTTCACTGACGGCCTTCAGTCCATGGTGGTATTCACCAAGGAGTATCTACGTTAGATTAGTGTGCAGCTCTGATCACATCATTTCTACTTTATTTATAAGCAGTCAAGATGAGCAAGGACTTTTGAGGAAAGATAATTTAATAATAGTTAAACCCACAGGGGAAGGAACTGTGCTGCTCAGTGTCTGTTTCTCTCCACTGACTAAAAACTGGAGAGCCAGCTCAGGTGGAAACCACTGTGCTGCAGATGGCTAAAGCCAGGTGGGAATGTCTCTCATCCCTGTGGTGGGAATGCTTTGTGCCTTACAGAAATCAGCATTTCAGCTAATTAATTTTATGCTGACAATTCCACCCTCGGTTATTCCCAACCCTCCTGTTGCTTGGAACAAAGGTTAGATTGTGGATGGTTCACTCAAATATTATTGTAATTATCTGGAACTGCTTTTACCTTTTATTATATTTAGAATGTTTTAATTTCTAACTCAATGCAGAGTCCTGTTAGTACTTTTTTACTCCATTACCCTCAGGACAATCCTGGAATTGGGGAGTGGGATTGGCTTCACTGGAATTGCCATCTGCAAGACCTGCCAACCCAGGACATTCATATTCAGTGACTGCCACCCCCGTGTTCTCAGACAGCTGGGGGAAAACATCCAGCTGAATGGCTTCACCCCGGAGCCTGACGTGACCTGGAGCACCCAAACAGAGTCCCAAGGACAGGAGGTGGAAGGACAGAACTGCCAAAGCCCAAAAGTGATTGTTGCTGAGCTTGACTGGGGCTCAGTGACAGAAGAACAACTGCTGGGTCTCAGAGCTGACGTTGTCATTGCAGCAGGTACTGCACCCACAGGGAGCGGGGATGGGCAGGGCTCAGCAACCCCGGCAGCCTCTTGAGGGGTAACAGAGTGACAACAACCAACCACAGACTTTATTTGTACTTGTCTGTGTATAAATTCAGAGGGAGTTTTATAAAAAATGCCATCATGGAAAATCTAGTGACAGTAGGACGATGGTGGTGATACCTAGTGAGAGCAGAATGTCTCAGCTGTAGGTCTTACACCCTGATTTGGAGCTTTGCACTGAAAAACCCGAGAATCCAGGTGCAAAAATGACTTTGGCATCCAAGGTATCAAGGATGCAGTGAATGTGAATTCTATAAAATGAACTCGCTGCATGGTACCTAATGCCAATGACTGCTCAGTGCCCAAACCAGCCCCAGCTGGACTCTCCTGAAGGCAAGAACTGAGAGGCACTGACATCTCTCTGCTATTTGCTGTTACTCACTGCAGCACGAGTAACTGCAGTGGaacacacacctggacacctCTGTGTAGGAAACAGCCCCCTCTGAGCATCAGCATTCTGCTCCCCTTGGTGTTCCCTGACCTCTCACCACCATTTCTGCTCTCCAGGGAATGACTCCAGATGAAAACTTCTGCATGTCCTTGGCAGCAGCCTCTAAGCCACTCATTTCTAACAAGGCAGGTTTGTTTTGCCAAGGGCAATGGGAACAGAGCACCAACACTCAGTGGTTCTGCTGCCTCCCTTAGGATGGGCTTAAATAAAATATCTGACAATCCATTTACTAAAAGGAGCACTGATTTTTAGTGATGAGGGCATAGCCCATAAAATGTCAATATTCTCCTGCACTGTGAAGATTTCATTTCTGCTTtgcagtttttattttggtttttgctCAATTCTCAataaatattgtattttttttttggtagatgTGGTGTATGATCCTGAGATAATTTTAGCCCTCGTTGGGATGCTACAGAAACTCTCCACATCCAGAGCAGACAGGAAAGCTCCTGAGGTGTTCATTGCCTCCACAATCCGAAATCCAGACACGTATCAGCTGTTCCAGGCTGAGCTGGGTGGGTGCCTGTTCCATCCAGTGTTCAatagtttttcctttttaccaCAGAAAACTAGTGGGGAGAGAGGAGCAGAAGCATTGTCCATGAGCAGAATCTTATTCTAGAGCTGGATTTAAGAGCAGTAGCTTTTGCACATGGATTTCATCAGGAGCATGGAACTCACTTTTAGGTACATCCTGGCTATCAACTGCAAGGGATGATTTGTAAGTCTGATACCAACAGGAAAGTAAAAAGAGGTTTAAGCTTAAAGGAGGGAGCCATCAGTGCTGCACTGTCCATGGTAACACCTGAGATGCAGCCTAAACCCTTTATCTTATCTTACCTGTTCTTTGACTTGACTCTGTTttcatcttttctcttttgataAAAACCTCCAACTagagattaaataaaataaggatttggggatttttcttcATATACACTTCTAAAGCCTATCTTTTGCAGTGCCTTTGCTGTTCAGCTGGTGTTCACCAACTGGACTTGCTGATCCTTAGCGGTTCCttcagctcaggatattctgtgaaattctggtTAATTCACAAAGTGACACTGAGTGTTCAGCGGCATTaatgggattttaaaaaaaacactcaTAAGCATTTGCCTGACAATCACAGCATGCTAAAGATCTCTTTTTACAGAACTTGTCATGCAACTTTTGCTCTTCATTTTATTAAGCATAAATATGATTCCCAGTGTTTCTCTTCACAGATAAAGCTGGGATCAGGTGGCAGGTGATTccagcccacagcagctgtAATTTTCTCTATGATGTGCAGCCAGATGTTACTATTCTACAGCTGTTTATATAGGCTTGGCAAACAGAACTGGAACTTTGAGACCAACATGAGCTGTGTCAGCCTTGTAACAAGATTATCCTGAATTCTGGAAACGAGGTACACATGGACACAATggagtccttccttccttcctctaaTTCCCAGCATGGATCCAggcctgcagctgctcctgggaagTGACTGAACCTCAAGCAGCAGAAACCAAAAAGCCCCAATCACACTTCACTTGGATTCTGTAGAAGACGACAGAATTCAAGCAGGGTTTTTTCCCACTGTGTACTGATTTGTAAGTATTGGGGACAACCTGCAGGATCACAGGATGAGGATCTCCCACAGACAAGGGAGCAAAACAATGTTTCAGAGTAATCAGTGTGTTTTGATATTAAAACCAGCTGTAATAGTCTGCTCTGGTGTTTTATGTCTGTTATACTTGCAGTTTGGGTTAGCTCAAAAACCCCCAGTAAACAGTGACCAGTACCTGTAGTTGTGTCCCAGGATGACTCTGCTGTAAGAGCAGGTCACAGACTCTGCTGCAAATCAGGTGCATCTTTACTCTGCAGTGATGACAAGTCAGAATTGATGTCCCTTTCTCTCACATAAGGACTGCCACTTCCACAGTGGCTGCTGGGaatccaggcagggctgggaaaggaaaaggaatcaCTCTCCATAGCAGTGTTCCATATATCCTGCAAAGAGGAAGGACTGAGCTCCCCTGCTCTGAAACTTTCCATCATCCATGAATCATTCTCCTGTCAAGGTAGCATTGGTCCTGAAGCACAAAAAGCAAAGTGATGCTCATTCTTCTGACTTCCTTTTATCTATTAAAAACTacttaaaaggaaattaaaacttCAACCTCCTCCTTCTGTAGCAATAGAGAGAAAACTGATACCAAACTTGAAACCTGAAGAATGTTCTTATTCTTCAAGCTTAAGGAGACCATGACTGCTGGGATCAAGCAGAAATaaccccagccctgtccccgaAGAAAGAACTCAAAGGTGTTATTTCCAGGGTAAACACAAGCTGGCAGCCCATACAGGAGCTCCTTTATCTCCCCTTACACAAAATTCAAGACAAAGGTTCTGTACAAAGCTCACTTTGGATCTAAAGTTATATTCTGTGAAGAGGAGACCTCTCTAAAGCTTTTGGCATTACTGTTTAAAGAAGCGCCTAATTAACCTCCATGTGCACAGGAATGGCCAAACCTCTAGACAGGATTTTGActgaaagcagggaaaaaagccTAAAAAATTGGCAAATCAATCTTTATGAATCATTCTTCAATCAATAAGCTGGAGGTTTTGCCAAATCCTGCTGTAAAGGAACCTGACCCTATTTTCACCTTTTCTCTTTTGACAAAAGCAGATATTCAGTAGTTGCTCAGAGTTTAAAACTGCTGGTACAGAACCCACTGTCCTCACCTCCCACCCTGAAGCAAGAGCTCTGAGGAGCAGTAAACACAGTCCAAACCAAGTACATTTACCAATGACTGACATCTATTTTATCATCAGAAAGGtgatgaaaaaaatcttgtaaGCCTTAGGCTTGCATGTGAATACTGAGCTTAATAAAAAGCTTGAAGGCTGTACCTGAGTAAGCACTCGCAAAGCAATGTGCCTTTTGACTAAGTTGTACATACTTTGTTCGtgtgttttgggtttatttttcccttttctgttcAAAAAGAGATGAACTTCATGTTCTTTCCCAAGGTAAATGGGCACATTCATTTCAGAGAACAACTCACTGCAAGCTCTGCTTTGCTCTAAGTGCCCAGTAAAGCTGTCACACACCAGTGCTGTGCTTCCACACTACTGCACACGctgtcaaaaggaaaaacaacttGGAAACAAAATGGTTCTGTCCCAATAAAACGGCACAGGAGGATATTCAGTGCTTGGGCAATTAACTGGCCATCAAATTGATCAGCTGAAGTGAAACAACTCAAATGAAAAGCATCTGCCATGTGCCAAAGAAACCATACCCAAATCACCTATTAAAGTGCTGACTGTACAGGAGGTGAAGCTGGCAATAGTTTATCTGTATTCAAGGATCTCCACCAGAAAGGGCCcttcaggcagcacaggttctCACACAACAAACAGCCTCAGCACCTTCAGCACCTACTCACCCAGGAAGCTGAAACTGTAAAGGAAGAGTGTGAGAGCCAAGACAAATGAGTTAGAAACTGTAAGTACAGACAATACAAAGTGTTTATTCACTGTTTCCCAaatctctgcagctgcaggaatgtTTTTGacaccctccctccctccagtcATTCCTTGTTGCCCAGCAAGGGAAGGACAATCTGGTCCCAGCTCTGGTCCCAGCGCAGCTGCCGGGATGCTCGCAGGTTCTCTCGGAAGCTCTGAAGTTTCCCTTCCAGGCTAGGGAAATCCAGGAAAAGCAtctgtaatttaaaaagcaaaaccacagaaaaataacTGTCATGTTCCATTTCAGGCTCATTCCAGCCTCCCCAGTGTTAACCCTCAACTACAGCTGCAATTCTGAAGTGTGGCCCCATAAAGAGAGAACAAGGACAAAATCTGAAATGCTTTTGCCAGCTTCGGATTCACAGAAGTGAACCTGAACAGAAGTGAGGCAAACAATGCTCACCAGGCCAGGCAGTACCTTGTGAGAATGCAAAACACACAGGTGATGTTCAGATCTGAAAAGGCTGCTCACACGTGGCACCTCTGGGGTTATTTCTGGGGGGAAAGAAATCAGTCAGAGCCTTTACCTTCAGCTGTTTTGCAAGTTCCTGAGAGTCCTGGAATATCAGACCGTTCTCATTGTGTTTCACCAGTTCATGTAAACTGTGAAAAAAAgtcacaaaagaaaaactgaggcaaaaagcAGTG
Coding sequences within it:
- the NDUFB6 gene encoding NADH dehydrogenase [ubiquinone] 1 beta subcomplex subunit 6 isoform X1 — translated: MSVSAEDEKLRVQQLRALRRRWLRDQELSPREPVLPPRRLGPVAAFWERFLRPADPWRLQVHRFYQSGRFVLLRLLLPAWAITYCLKYHVQKSPHGVVMTNPRIFPGDRILETGEIMPPLRDEHHRHH
- the EEF2KMT gene encoding protein-lysine N-methyltransferase EEF2KMT isoform X2, with product MAEPRPGPGLALRFQRRFLAARPLRSLPWPELEQSLRTAPDSALLADILHKTILHPLCVKYPPSAKYRRCFLTELIKKLESTAAEPLDELYEALADVLKEEEESTHCYKNYLLPSGDCVSLCESTVLISGGTTGLLTWEAALHLAQWALQNPGLFRDRTILELGSGIGFTGIAICKTCQPRTFIFSDCHPRVLRQLGENIQLNGFTPEPDVTWSTQTESQGQEVEGQNCQSPKVIVAELDWGSVTEEQLLGLRADVVIAADVVYDPEIILALVGMLQKLSTSRADRKAPEVFIASTIRNPDTYQLFQAELDKAGIRWQVIPAHSSCNFLYDVQPDVTILQLFI
- the NDUFB6 gene encoding NADH dehydrogenase [ubiquinone] 1 beta subcomplex subunit 6 isoform X2 produces the protein MSVSAEDEKLRVQQLRALRRRWLRDQELSPREPVLPPRRLGPVAAFWERFLRPADPWRLQKSPHGVVMTNPRIFPGDRILETGEIMPPLRDEHHRHH
- the EEF2KMT gene encoding protein-lysine N-methyltransferase EEF2KMT isoform X1; the protein is MAEPRPGPGLALRFQRRFLAARPLRSLPWPELEQSLRTAPDSALLADILHKTILHPLCVKYPPSAKYRRCFLTELIKKLESTAAEPLDELYEALADVLKEEEESTHCYKNYLLVLLLIVNSKSMACADAALPSRVPQPSGDCVSLCESTVLISGGTTGLLTWEAALHLAQWALQNPGLFRDRTILELGSGIGFTGIAICKTCQPRTFIFSDCHPRVLRQLGENIQLNGFTPEPDVTWSTQTESQGQEVEGQNCQSPKVIVAELDWGSVTEEQLLGLRADVVIAADVVYDPEIILALVGMLQKLSTSRADRKAPEVFIASTIRNPDTYQLFQAELDKAGIRWQVIPAHSSCNFLYDVQPDVTILQLFI